The nucleotide window GGGTATGAAATATCATAATTTATGTGGGCTGGGGTGGACATAATTCTTCGCAGGgaggctctctttctctctccctgtcttaaaaaaatcatttataTTTCTCTGATCTTGATGCATGGCGATACTAAATTATTAGTTGGGGATTTCTTAAACCTAGACAATAAGAAATTAAATCTTCGCTTGTCTATTCTGTTGGAATGTATTCATTTGTGAAGATTCTTGTGTGACATTCTCATTCTATTTAATCACAACATGGCTTACCTCATACGTTTTTCAGATTACGATTTATAAGTTCATGAAATTAACATATTTGCTGAAATTCCAAGATAgttaattaattataaattcCTCTACATATTATAATTACACAAGTAATTCCATGTAATTTAGATATTTTCATTTCATTAGTTGAAATTATTTAGCACCAATAATATTACTTGATGGGAGGTTTATCCATTAATATCATGTCTAAGCAAAGAGTACTGAAATTAAGTGGATCATCAAGTGTAAGCCTTAAGGCGTGCACATATAGAAATAAATTAACGAAACCCTGATGCGTGGGGGTCAAGGCACTAGTTCATAGCTAGCGAGTACTTTACTCCTACATATCAATTAAACAGGCACTCGATCGGTCTCATCTATATATATGAACTTAATTTATTAGTCTCATTGCAGTGCACTAGTGCCTCCATAAGGTTGACTTGGCTGTTGCGATGACTTCAACTCTGGGTCTAAAGAGCTCATATTGATGCCACGGTGCTCatatccaccaccaccaccaccacccatgTTTCTTACAATCCCTCCAACGCCAAGGAAATCCAAGGTTAATTTCGCCTCATCCACGTTGCTAAAGTTTGTGTTGTTGTGCTGCTGCTGATCCATCAGAGAAACCCTAGTAGTACTGCCATTGGCAAACCCATGAGTACCAAAGTTGTTATGATGATCCCCAGCTGCTCCGAAAATGGAGGCCGCGGAGCTGTTTCCATTGGTAAGAGAGTTCATGATTAATCCTTGAAGATGGTGGTTTTCATTTTCCACATGCTGCTGCTGTGATCTCATGTGTTGCTCATGTTCACCACCGCTACTACTCTCGCGGCTAAAGCTGACACCACCGATAGTAGAGTTAGAAGAGACCAGTTGCCGACCGGAAATGGATTTTGCTACTGCTCTTGTACTTGATGAAGTACTCCCGGCTAATCCTCTTAGCAAAGATGAGCTTTCGGTGCTTGTAGTTGAACCCATTTGAGCGGCTTTCTGAAGCAATGCGGTGGCAGACATATGTGCACCATTCATGTTCTCATGTTGTAAGGAATTCCCGAAGAGGCTGGATTGTAGCCCCGAACCAATATGATCAGCCATACCATTCGGAAAGAGCGTCGTCCCTTGGGTGCCACCATTTCCATCACTAAACTGATGATGATCAGAATTATTACTCGAAAAGAAGCCGAGGTTAAAGAGACTACCGGCAGCAGTAGTAGTTGATGAGGGCGAGTTGTTACTAGGAGTGTTGCTTTGGAGATCAGGAAGTTGCATTAGCCCATGTAACGATTTGTTAGCAGCATATGGTCCATTCAGAGAATGTTGCTGATCCTGAAACCCTTGATTGAAGAAAGTAGTCGAAGAATTAGGTATAGGCTGCGCTTGTCCGAATGAGGAAGGATTCATGAGGTGCTCAAATTTCGCAGCACCGCCAGCACCATTAGTCCCTAGCCTCAACATGTTATTAGGTGGGAGGGAGGAACCGCCACCCATTTGGGAAAGGCCTAAGCTCATCATTTGGTTATTTCCTGGATAGAGATGAGAACTAGTAGCCATGGCGCTTAAGCTTGAAGGATGCCTTGCACTCTCTTGAGCTAGTGCATCGCAGAAGGCCCTATGCGTGATGAAACTGTCCCGCCTATATATCATGCAATGTATCATCACAAACGAACAATGTAATTGAATAGAAACTATTAATTAGCCAAATCATCATGTCATGCATGCATACATAACCAAAATGTATAGATCAGCTAGATATGATCAAGAATTCAATTTGAAAGTTTAGTTATATCCCAAGTAATATGGATCCAAAGCCGAGAATATATCtgtgcatatatataatatattagtGATTGGGCTGATCACATGCTAGCTCTAGCTAACTAGAGACAATAGTTGAAGAAGAATCAACGTTGAAGTTAAAGATCTAAAGTCAGTAAAACCCAAAAGAACTGACCGTACGTGGTGATGAAATTATCAAAGTCAATAATTAGTGTTTCAAATAACTAACAACAGTAAATTAAGAATTTCACTAATGAGAATCGATCATTAAGGATCTACtcaagggaaaaagaaaaagaaaaaacaaaagaatgaaTTAGGGTTCTCCAATCCAAAATGTTGAGCTTTATTGGAAATCCCTAGATACTGATAAGTCAGATCAGAAACCTATTTCCGAAATTTTCTACATTAAATGCAAACCCTATGAATAGTCTACATTTCCAATTCCGCAGAGTATATTTCCATACGCATGATTCTAATCATAAGAATACCTCATCATTCTAATCATTAGCCtctcagataaaaaaaaaattaaagacttgagaAAGAAAACTGTAAGACCATGCTAGTAGCTTGCTAGCTGATCGAAAGAGGGAGCTGGACCAATTGAGAATCTCTCAATCAATTACCAGTactagctagagagagagagagagaagggagagcaTCTAAGTCTTGGTCCCATGACTACATGTTCAATCTCATGGAAATGAGTACCTGGAAAGGACTGATTACATGAAGCCAATCCAGAagagaacaaaaacccagtaacacacacacacgtataaatatatatccaataatccaactcatatgaaaacaaaGCACTGCAAGCTAACCAATATTTATGCTTCCCATTTCGCTTTCATTTGTATACAAATACACGTGAGTAGCCAAAAAGATTAAAGGGGTGGCGTTTTCGAGGTAAAAGATGAGCTTGATTTTCCCTTCTCCCCGTAAAAATTTGATTTTCCTTTTGAAACCCTTTTCCAGCAGTTTCAGTTTCACAGACTATCACTCACGTGGAAACAGGAAAATTTTGTTTTCCAGATTCAGGAATCGTTCATAAAATTAATTTATATGAAGAAATAAATTATGATCGGTAGTAATTAAATATGTACGTACCTGGAGAAGAGAGTACCACAGTCGCATCGGTACTCTCGAGTGCCGCAAGTCTTAGAATGAGCCTTCCAATCAGATTGAACAGCATACCGCTTGGAGCACTTCTCGCACTTCCACTTTTTCTCGCCGTGCTTTCTCGAGAAGTGCTTTTTGATGCCGGTTAGGTCTCCGAGGGCTCGAGATGGGTCGTGGTGGACGCAGGTGGGCTCGGGGCACAGATAGACCTTGCGCTTGGGTTCTTTGTTAGTCTTCTGCTTTAACTTCCAAGGCAGGTTGTGTCCTCTTCTGTGGAGCTGTAGGTTCTGCTCCCTTTGGAACCCTTTGTTGCACACCTCACATATGAATCTGTTTGTTGCCATTAAGGTCTTGGGAGATAGTGCGATGACCTCCGCATCTGGATCTGCTATCAAAAATGACAAACCTAGCTATTACTTACCATTTTTATTACTTAAATTAGATAGACGAGTAGATTCAAAGGAATCAAGACCCATCTAGGGCTTCTTATTCTTTTTCTGAATGAAAAGGAATTGATGATGTATGTAAAAAGAGGGATGGAGATACTTGCTTGGATTTCCGGgttgatttcttcttttctttggagGAGGTGCAGTGGGTGTAGTGGTAGAAATTGGAGCAGTTGAGGAAGCTGGCGATGGTTGTTGTAGCGACGACATCAgctggttttgattttcttctctGCTATTACTCCCAAAGAAGGCCAGCGATGAAGAAGCAGCCGCCATCTATATATAATCGACAGACAAACCAATTCCTCAACAATACTGTTAAACTCGCACTCCTTGCTAGCTACCCTCGaaacctagctagctaattaagtaaaaaaattaaaattaaaaaagaagtgCGACGTGGTCTTAGCTAGGTAGCTTGAGAAAAACCAAAACACCTCAAATAATCGAGAGGAAATTATTAAGTATCTGCGGGGACAGCTACAATCCGGAAAtgaagaagatagagagagggagagagagagagagagagagagagagagagagagagagagaagagtagAGTCAGTATGAATTAGGAGgaagccttcttcttcttcttgctcaaATAACttgtttttaaatgaatatatataatgggGTTATGGGGCACATACAGAGTGGTTTTGATTCTCAATTTCTCACTGTAAAAAATTAAGCAGCCTATGGTGTCGTTATGCGGCGAGTGTTTGGGGCCACCAATTTGAGTAGTAAGGAGTAAGGTGTAGGGTGGTGTACAGTATAGTAGAAGTAAGCGGTAGTATGCAGCAATGTAGGCCTTACCCTCTTCCCATGTCTCTCCTTCTCTTATTTCGTATCTTGTACTGGCGCGTCAAGACAAGCCAAGCTCACTTTCGTCACTCTGCGTCTCTGCCTATCATATATCATATCAACCTCTCCTTCCCTCTATTTCCTCATCATCTCCACCTACAAGCATTTTGAATAGTTTTGATTTTACATAGCTATATACAGTAAGCACTACAAAATGCATGATAACGCTCCCATACgggttcttttctttttattgttgCCACGTTTTAAAATGGGCGGTAGATCTTCTAGATCGATCAGAGTTTTAATTATCCATACAGTTAAAATTAGTTGCGAACCTTCACAAATGGCTAAACAAATTTTGATAGTATATTTGGTACCTTCTCCGATAAACGAAAGACAAAGTATATAGGATTAGTCTTTAGTCTCAACATAAACTCGAACTGTTGGGAAGAATCATGATCATCCCGGCAATTAGGAAGTAATTCTCATGGCCAATTACATGTGCACTCGTTTTCTAGTAAAAGAATTGTATGTATTCTATTTGTGTTTGAGAAGGATCAATTATTTCTTACTTAATCTGAATAAGCTGCCGAAAAGGAATATATAGTTGTTGTTTAGACTGCAACTACCTAGCTTAATAATGATTACAGTAATTTACTGCCAATGTCTGCGTAAATGACCTGGCGAAATTATTAGTTTGCCAAAAACTCAGTTGGCTAGTGAAGTTTGAACAACCAATTCAGCTAAAGAAAAGTTGGAATTAATGCAACATGAGACGTACCTAGCTAGTATGATCATGAGttaaaggtttttttttctttttttgggtacaaaaaATGGAGCTAAGAAGTTAAAAGTGACTTTGCGCGCAGTAAATTTTCATTTGGCAGAAAGGAGGGCAAGAGATGTATGTACGTACGGGAGATCTAGGGAAGTTTCTTAGGTTACACGTACAGTTAATATTCATGAAGTTTCATGTGTCTATGTCATCGATTGGTACAAAATTATTAGCATGAAAAGTACATAAAAAGAACCTTTCCGTAATTGAGGAAGGTGAACCATCGATCTGTACGTGATGTTCCGATTGtgaatagaaattttttttttatatgaaaatAGGTCAGTCCTTTCATtaaaattcagcaagcagtacaaaaatgaaACACCCCTATGAGTTCGACAGAAATaatcgttccttagaacctcatgaaaccctattctagaagaataacTTCCCAAAAAATTCTGAGTACACCCACATTTTAGGAAATTCACGCAtaattattctaacaaaaacctaaaAATCTCGAAGCTTACATAAAAAGGTTCCAACTAAGGCTCTGGTTTTtgtgacccaaacaaaaattaaacagtATTATGGGCCATAGAGACCCAATCCATTCTCCCCATAGCAAAAGGGTAATCCAACCCACTTGAACCCCTAGACTGGTGAGCCCAAAGCTGAGGCCCATAGACCAGATCAAGGCCCACGCAGCCCATCCACTCCAAATGCAGGCCCAAAGAGTAGCCCTAACCCAATAAGCCCACATGTGTTTTTTTCAGCCAAAAGCCATCAGCCACGCCGCCGCCGACACTCGGTATCAGAGCCACCTCTCCATCATCTTTGTCCTCCCCACAAAGCCTACCAAACGCAACCATATCCGCAGCAATTCCATGACCTGAACCCAATCCTGATCCAGCACCGGGACAACGCATCTCATCCTCAGAGACTACACGATCCTAGCAATCCATCACTTCCAAAGTGCCCCCGATCGGATCTGAACCCAAATAAACATGAGCCCAGCCATCAACAAGTCCCCATCCGACCTCGCTCAAAGCGAAAGGCCCAGCGCCGCGTGACACCGACGAGAGAAAATCTTTGATCTTCGCAACCAAACTGACTGCCATCATGGAACACTGACGAAGCATTCGTCGGCGCCACCAATTAgaggagaagaaagaggagCGCCTCCACCCTTCCAACGCCGAATTACTGAGCCACTGCGTAGCCGGGAAACCTCTCTACTGATAGTCAATACATTTGCAGCGCCGCTGCCACCGATTAAGGTAGGTTGCGGCCTTAGGGTTTTTCTCTCAAGAGAACGATAGAGCTTTTGTTTTGGTTAACCTACGCTCGcaattaattaaatttgttgGTATTGTGAATAGACGTTTAATGTCTATCCAGTATCTTAAACTTGAATATGTATACTTAAACTAGGAAAGTAGCCACCGACCAAAAATAAGGAGATGAACTCTTGTGACTGTACTTTTTTTGTTTCTGAACTCATACTATTAATCATTTAATGATGTTCATTGATGACTAAATTAGGACACAGAAAATAGTCATAGGCTGTATTAAGTTCCTTAATTTCCCAATTCTTAGAAAAAAAGTGGAAATATCATCACTTCATCAGTAACTTCAAAACCTAATGGGGATATTGTGTCATTTTGATTATAGCTGTAGACCTGTCGTGGATACCATTATTAAATATTTTAGACCGTTAGATATATTCACATTTCATTTATATCTAATGGtgaaaaatattcaaaaaattaaCGTATGACATACATCAACATATACTAAAATTTTCCCTCTCTCAGTTAATTAGTACCTTGGCACCTTCGAAAGCACTAGAATGATTGTTTATGCTAGATATGACTGGTGCATTTGGTTCTCCTTAtctttgataaagtaatctggggttcacatccaaaattaattggaagtggatggagtggcccaaatccttgtaaacccataagcaaa belongs to Rosa chinensis cultivar Old Blush chromosome 4, RchiOBHm-V2, whole genome shotgun sequence and includes:
- the LOC112200594 gene encoding protein indeterminate-domain 4, chloroplastic isoform X2, yielding MAAASSSLAFFGSNSREENQNQLMSSLQQPSPASSTAPISTTTPTAPPPKKRRNQPGNPNPDAEVIALSPKTLMATNRFICEVCNKGFQREQNLQLHRRGHNLPWKLKQKTNKEPKRKVYLCPEPTCVHHDPSRALGDLTGIKKHFSRKHGEKKWKCEKCSKRYAVQSDWKAHSKTCGTREYRCDCGTLFSRRDSFITHRAFCDALAQESARHPSSLSAMATSSHLYPGNNQMMSLGLSQMGGGSSLPPNNMLRLGTNGAGGAAKFEHLMNPSSFGQAQPIPNSSTTFFNQGFQDQQHSLNGPYAANKSLHGLMQLPDLQSNTPSNNSPSSTTTAAGSLFNLGFFSSNNSDHHQFSDGNGGTQGTTLFPNGMADHIGSGLQSSLFGNSLQHENMNGAHMSATALLQKAAQMGSTTSTESSSLLRGLAGSTSSSTRAVAKSISGRQLVSSNSTIGGVSFSRESSSGGEHEQHMRSQQQHVENENHHLQGLIMNSLTNGNSSAASIFGAAGDHHNNFGTHGFANGSTTRVSLMDQQQHNNTNFSNVDEAKLTLDFLGVGGIVRNMGGGGGGGYEHRGINMSSLDPELKSSQQPSQPYGGTSALQ
- the LOC112200594 gene encoding protein indeterminate-domain 5, chloroplastic isoform X3 — its product is MATNRFICEVCNKGFQREQNLQLHRRGHNLPWKLKQKTNKEPKRKVYLCPEPTCVHHDPSRALGDLTGIKKHFSRKHGEKKWKCEKCSKRYAVQSDWKAHSKTCGTREYRCDCGTLFSRRDSFITHRAFCDALAQESARHPSSLSAMATSSHLYPGNNQMMSLGLSQMGGGSSLPPNNMLRLGTNGAGGAAKFEHLMNPSSFGQAQPIPNSSTTFFNQGFQDQQHSLNGPYAANKSLHGLMQLPDLQSNTPSNNSPSSTTTAAGSLFNLGFFSSNNSDHHQFSDGNGGTQGTTLFPNGMADHIGSGLQSSLFGNSLQHENMNGAHMSATALLQKAAQMGSTTSTESSSLLRGLAGSTSSSTRAVAKSISGRQLVSSNSTIGGVSFSRESSSGGEHEQHMRSQQQHVENENHHLQGLIMNSLTNGNSSAASIFGAAGDHHNNFGTHGFANGSTTRVSLMDQQQHNNTNFSNVDEAKLTLDFLGVGGIVRNMGGGGGGGYEHRGINMSSLDPELKSSQQPSQPYGGTSALQ
- the LOC112200594 gene encoding protein indeterminate-domain 4, chloroplastic isoform X1 → MAAASSSLAFFGSNSREENQNQLMSSLQQPSPASSTAPISTTTPTAPPPKKRRNQPGNPTDPDAEVIALSPKTLMATNRFICEVCNKGFQREQNLQLHRRGHNLPWKLKQKTNKEPKRKVYLCPEPTCVHHDPSRALGDLTGIKKHFSRKHGEKKWKCEKCSKRYAVQSDWKAHSKTCGTREYRCDCGTLFSRRDSFITHRAFCDALAQESARHPSSLSAMATSSHLYPGNNQMMSLGLSQMGGGSSLPPNNMLRLGTNGAGGAAKFEHLMNPSSFGQAQPIPNSSTTFFNQGFQDQQHSLNGPYAANKSLHGLMQLPDLQSNTPSNNSPSSTTTAAGSLFNLGFFSSNNSDHHQFSDGNGGTQGTTLFPNGMADHIGSGLQSSLFGNSLQHENMNGAHMSATALLQKAAQMGSTTSTESSSLLRGLAGSTSSSTRAVAKSISGRQLVSSNSTIGGVSFSRESSSGGEHEQHMRSQQQHVENENHHLQGLIMNSLTNGNSSAASIFGAAGDHHNNFGTHGFANGSTTRVSLMDQQQHNNTNFSNVDEAKLTLDFLGVGGIVRNMGGGGGGGYEHRGINMSSLDPELKSSQQPSQPYGGTSALQ